The following coding sequences lie in one Myxococcus xanthus genomic window:
- a CDS encoding O-acetyl-ADP-ribose deacetylase yields the protein MSDERLVLMRGDITQVQADAIVNAANSALLGGGGVDGAIHRAAGPGLLAECRTLGRCPPGEARITGGHALPARHVIHAVGPVWQGGSSGEETVLARCYRRAFSLMEQHGLGTVAFPSISTGAYGYPIERAARIALREILAALQRMPTLQRVTVVLFSDRDLDVYQRARQALEPNPPV from the coding sequence ATGAGCGATGAGCGATTGGTGCTGATGCGGGGAGACATCACCCAGGTCCAAGCGGATGCGATTGTGAACGCGGCCAACTCCGCACTGTTGGGAGGCGGCGGTGTCGACGGGGCCATCCACCGCGCGGCGGGCCCCGGGCTTCTGGCCGAATGCCGGACCCTGGGCCGTTGCCCTCCGGGAGAAGCTCGCATCACCGGAGGCCATGCCCTTCCGGCCAGGCATGTCATCCATGCCGTGGGACCCGTGTGGCAAGGAGGAAGCAGCGGAGAGGAGACCGTGCTCGCGCGCTGCTACCGGCGGGCCTTCTCCCTGATGGAACAGCACGGCCTTGGCACCGTCGCCTTCCCGTCCATCTCCACGGGCGCCTATGGGTACCCCATTGAGCGGGCCGCGCGAATCGCCTTGCGCGAGATTCTGGCCGCGCTGCAGCGCATGCCGACCCTCCAGCGCGTCACCGTGGTGCTGTTCAGCGACAGGGACCTCGACGTGTACCAACGCGCACGTCAGGCGCTGGAGCCCAACCCTCCGGTATGA
- a CDS encoding DinB family protein has product MSNPLRDTLLGQLDIAWALTLYHLDGLTTEDCLRRPASVGLHVQQGPDGKWHAEWPEHEGYDLGPASVAWLTWHLGFWWSMVHNHSFGDATLTREQVEWPGTADAVRDLISRRYTEWRAAIEQLSDDDLRSTERTRWPLQGKPFGDIVAWASLELMKNAAEIGYARFVLAVAPRPPG; this is encoded by the coding sequence ATGTCCAACCCACTCCGAGACACGCTCCTGGGGCAGCTCGACATCGCCTGGGCGCTCACCCTCTATCACCTGGATGGCTTGACCACGGAGGACTGCCTGCGTCGGCCCGCGTCCGTGGGCCTCCATGTCCAGCAGGGCCCGGATGGAAAGTGGCATGCCGAGTGGCCCGAACATGAAGGTTATGACCTGGGGCCGGCGAGCGTGGCCTGGCTCACGTGGCACCTGGGGTTCTGGTGGTCCATGGTTCACAACCACTCGTTCGGGGATGCCACCCTGACGCGGGAGCAGGTGGAGTGGCCGGGCACCGCGGACGCCGTGCGCGACTTGATTTCGCGGCGGTACACGGAGTGGCGCGCCGCCATCGAGCAACTCAGCGACGACGACCTCCGCTCCACGGAGCGCACGCGTTGGCCGCTGCAAGGCAAGCCCTTCGGGGACATCGTGGCCTGGGCCAGCCTGGAGTTGATGAAGAACGCGGCGGAGATTGGCTACGCGCGCTTCGTCCTGGCCGTTGCGCCCCGGCCGCCAGGGTAG
- a CDS encoding DUF2652 domain-containing protein yields the protein MAIEKALLLIADIGGYTRFMSHHRFSLAHAQETVAQLLEAVIDASGPLKLAKLEGDAAFFYAVGDDFPAFARQVADIRRAFVSRREQFIVDRMCKCDGCMQVSALTLKFVAHAGEVAFQRVKHLTELAGVDVILVHRMLKNDVPVTEYVLMTDAVHQGLAPELRQLTQGLEHDFEGMGRTATHYLDLNAFVLAAPEPVRPSLPRKLWAKLKLELSSMKYVLGIKQPCEDFRNVEVVDAQKP from the coding sequence ATGGCGATAGAGAAGGCGCTTCTGCTCATCGCGGATATCGGCGGGTACACCCGCTTCATGAGTCACCATCGCTTCAGCCTCGCGCACGCGCAGGAGACGGTGGCGCAGCTGCTCGAGGCCGTCATTGATGCCTCGGGTCCGCTCAAGCTCGCCAAGCTCGAAGGAGACGCGGCGTTCTTCTATGCCGTGGGCGACGACTTTCCCGCATTCGCCCGGCAGGTCGCGGACATCCGCCGCGCCTTCGTCTCACGGCGAGAGCAGTTCATCGTCGACCGCATGTGCAAGTGCGACGGCTGCATGCAGGTCAGCGCCCTGACGCTCAAGTTCGTGGCCCACGCCGGCGAGGTCGCCTTCCAGCGCGTGAAGCACCTCACCGAGCTGGCGGGCGTGGACGTCATCCTGGTGCACCGGATGCTGAAGAACGACGTCCCCGTTACGGAGTATGTCCTGATGACCGACGCCGTGCACCAGGGGCTCGCGCCGGAGCTCCGTCAGCTCACCCAGGGGCTGGAGCACGACTTCGAGGGCATGGGGCGCACGGCGACGCACTACCTGGACCTGAACGCGTTCGTCCTCGCGGCGCCCGAGCCCGTGCGCCCGAGCCTGCCGCGCAAGCTCTGGGCCAAGCTGAAGCTGGAGCTGAGCTCGATGAAGTACGTGCTGGGCATCAAGCAACCCTGCGAGGACTTCCGCAACGTCGAGGTCGTGGACGCCCAGAAGCCGTAG
- a CDS encoding sensor histidine kinase, translated as MPSVRLQPMLRRLASAPSFWSVQLGGWGLYALLLIVTFLPISAADGEMRLVLAKGARAAYGLLITSLMRLCYRPLFPGTFRRQAVWSMVASAAFGCLWMGLGELWASWYYSETYRWMEHRRSFPRYALDYAVTLLGWSGLYFGIKHARAWRLERERALRADTLAQEARLASLRHQMHPHFLFNALTSVRALIAEDPARARRMVTEMADFLRFSLQKGDAPQVPLEEELAMVRSYLSIESVRFEEKLDVRLSVMPSTEQLSIPAFLIQPLVDNAVKHGMASGELPVRVRVDVAREQDVLRIRVANSGRWAPPANAPEPQGTGTGLRNVRERLAQLFQERAHLSSEEKDGWVHITIEIPAVAWSPIITEESHDVPVARLAGG; from the coding sequence ATGCCGTCGGTTAGGCTCCAGCCCATGCTTCGCCGGCTGGCTTCCGCCCCCTCCTTCTGGTCCGTGCAGCTCGGGGGATGGGGGCTCTATGCGCTTCTGCTCATCGTCACCTTCCTCCCCATTTCAGCCGCCGACGGCGAGATGCGCCTCGTGCTGGCCAAGGGGGCTCGCGCGGCCTACGGCCTGCTCATCACCAGCCTGATGCGGCTGTGCTACCGGCCGCTCTTCCCCGGAACGTTCCGGCGCCAGGCGGTCTGGTCCATGGTGGCGAGCGCGGCCTTTGGATGTCTCTGGATGGGCCTGGGGGAACTCTGGGCGAGCTGGTACTACTCGGAGACCTACCGCTGGATGGAGCATCGCCGCAGCTTCCCCCGGTATGCGCTCGACTATGCCGTCACGCTGCTGGGGTGGAGCGGGCTGTACTTCGGCATCAAGCACGCCCGTGCGTGGCGGCTGGAGCGGGAACGGGCGCTCCGGGCGGACACGCTCGCGCAGGAGGCCCGGCTCGCGTCCTTGCGTCACCAGATGCATCCGCACTTCCTGTTCAACGCGCTCACCTCCGTGCGCGCCCTGATTGCGGAGGACCCCGCGCGCGCCCGGCGGATGGTGACGGAGATGGCGGACTTCCTGCGCTTCTCCCTGCAGAAGGGGGATGCACCTCAGGTCCCGCTGGAGGAGGAGCTCGCCATGGTGCGCAGCTACCTGAGCATCGAATCCGTTCGGTTCGAGGAGAAGCTGGACGTGCGCCTGTCGGTGATGCCCAGCACCGAGCAGCTCTCCATCCCCGCGTTCCTCATCCAACCGCTCGTGGACAACGCGGTGAAGCACGGCATGGCCTCGGGGGAGCTGCCCGTCCGCGTGCGGGTCGACGTAGCCCGGGAACAGGACGTCCTCCGCATCCGGGTGGCCAACTCCGGCCGATGGGCGCCACCGGCGAACGCGCCGGAACCACAGGGCACGGGCACGGGCCTGCGCAACGTGCGCGAGCGGCTGGCGCAGCTCTTCCAGGAGCGCGCGCACCTGTCGTCCGAGGAGAAGGACGGCTGGGTCCACATCACCATTGAAATCCCGGCCGTGGCATGGTCGCCCATCATCACCGAGGAGTCCCATGACGTTCCCGTTGCGCGCCTTGCTGGTGGATGA
- a CDS encoding LytR/AlgR family response regulator transcription factor, protein MTFPLRALLVDDERLARAELRELLAPHAQVTVVGEADGVASALAQIEALRPSLLFLDVQMPGEGGFELLSRLPECPFDVIFVTAHDAHALRAFEVNALDYLLKPVHPERLARTLARLTVREQGRPAPAPGPVRQKLVEGDMLFLENGAKSRFVRVDQIVCLCGAGDYAEVVTADGLRTLSPRPLKEWELRLPARTFARIHRSALVNLAFVERVDRGLGGSGDVFLRGVPEPLPLSRSHATVLRERFG, encoded by the coding sequence ATGACGTTCCCGTTGCGCGCCTTGCTGGTGGATGACGAACGGCTGGCGAGAGCGGAGCTGCGAGAGCTGCTGGCGCCCCACGCACAGGTGACGGTGGTGGGGGAAGCGGATGGGGTGGCCTCCGCGCTCGCGCAAATCGAGGCGCTGCGGCCGTCGCTGCTGTTCCTGGACGTGCAGATGCCGGGAGAGGGGGGCTTCGAGCTCCTGTCCCGGCTGCCCGAGTGTCCCTTCGACGTGATTTTCGTGACGGCCCACGACGCGCATGCGCTGCGGGCCTTCGAGGTCAACGCGCTGGACTATCTGCTCAAGCCCGTCCATCCGGAGCGGCTCGCGCGGACGCTGGCGCGGCTCACGGTCCGGGAACAGGGAAGGCCCGCGCCCGCCCCGGGCCCCGTTCGCCAGAAGCTCGTCGAGGGCGACATGCTGTTCCTGGAGAACGGCGCGAAGTCCCGGTTCGTGCGGGTGGACCAGATTGTCTGCCTGTGCGGGGCGGGGGACTACGCGGAGGTCGTCACGGCGGATGGCCTGCGTACGCTCTCGCCGCGTCCCTTGAAGGAGTGGGAGCTGCGGCTTCCCGCGCGCACCTTCGCGCGCATCCACCGCTCCGCGCTGGTCAACCTGGCCTTCGTCGAGCGCGTGGACCGGGGCCTGGGGGGAAGCGGGGACGTGTTCCTGCGCGGCGTCCCGGAACCGCTGCCGCTCAGCCGGAGCCACGCGACCGTGCTCCGCGAGCGGTTTGGATAG
- a CDS encoding carboxylesterase/lipase family protein, producing MNVIKTPEVPTKEGRVQGLVEGKISVFRGIPYAKPPTGALRWKAPERATPWPGVHEAFNFGFSAHQSRQACIETGGGDPGEMHEDCLFLNVWTPKLDAGAKLPVVFWIHGGAFVIGSGRLPLYEGIHLASRDVVLVTFNYRLGHLGFFMHPALEKENPGGPANFGLLDQMLALEWVRDNIAQFGGDPGNVTVMGQSAGAKSVLSLFTSPQVREKNLFRRGVAMSAYVLQEKPLADARLAGMAFAWRNGLDRLLATMKDLRELSPEKFWMLPADTANAPSPIYGDSVLPEPIRETFARGEQLSLPLIIGSTSDDSSVVSAFGIDPATILERLGAFAESIRQLYPDVDDDREIGRRMCRDFVFTVMPRLLATRHAERGAAVWRYYFEYRAKLLVPRQRLGVPHGGEVSYFLETAADVPPAGELFTEEDRTFMRHLVDSLVQFARTGAPGPVAQVRWEGHTETQDRLLRLDVSPQGVTDFERDILQAAENLMPFLDSLAKPPPPKLPRATSSAATASSNTRQENRP from the coding sequence ATGAACGTCATCAAGACGCCTGAGGTACCCACGAAGGAAGGCAGGGTGCAGGGCCTGGTCGAGGGAAAGATTTCTGTCTTCAGGGGCATCCCCTACGCGAAGCCTCCCACGGGAGCGCTGCGCTGGAAGGCGCCCGAGCGCGCCACTCCATGGCCCGGTGTCCACGAGGCCTTCAACTTCGGCTTCTCCGCACACCAGTCCCGTCAGGCCTGCATCGAGACCGGCGGTGGTGACCCCGGTGAGATGCACGAGGATTGTCTCTTCCTCAATGTGTGGACGCCCAAGCTGGATGCGGGCGCGAAGCTGCCGGTGGTGTTCTGGATTCACGGCGGCGCCTTCGTCATCGGCTCGGGCCGCCTGCCTCTCTATGAAGGGATTCATCTGGCGTCGCGCGACGTGGTGCTGGTGACCTTCAACTACCGCCTGGGGCACCTGGGCTTCTTCATGCACCCGGCGCTGGAGAAGGAGAATCCGGGTGGGCCGGCGAACTTCGGCCTGCTGGACCAGATGCTGGCGCTGGAATGGGTGCGCGACAACATCGCGCAGTTCGGCGGCGACCCTGGCAACGTCACCGTGATGGGGCAATCGGCGGGCGCCAAGAGCGTCCTGTCGCTCTTCACGTCGCCGCAGGTCCGGGAGAAGAACCTCTTCCGCCGGGGCGTGGCCATGAGCGCGTACGTGCTCCAGGAGAAGCCCCTGGCGGACGCACGGCTGGCCGGCATGGCCTTCGCGTGGAGGAACGGGCTGGACCGGCTCCTGGCCACCATGAAGGACCTGCGCGAGCTGAGTCCGGAGAAGTTCTGGATGCTCCCCGCGGACACCGCGAACGCGCCCAGCCCCATCTACGGAGACTCTGTCCTTCCCGAGCCCATTCGCGAAACCTTCGCGCGTGGAGAGCAGCTCTCCCTGCCGCTCATCATCGGCAGCACGAGTGACGACTCCAGCGTGGTGTCCGCGTTCGGAATCGACCCCGCCACCATCCTCGAACGCCTGGGGGCCTTCGCCGAGTCCATTCGCCAGCTCTACCCCGACGTGGACGATGACCGGGAGATTGGCCGGCGGATGTGCCGCGACTTCGTCTTCACGGTCATGCCTCGCTTGCTGGCCACGCGCCACGCGGAGCGAGGCGCCGCCGTGTGGCGCTACTACTTCGAGTACCGCGCGAAGTTGCTCGTCCCCCGGCAGCGGCTGGGGGTGCCTCATGGGGGCGAGGTGTCCTACTTCCTGGAGACGGCCGCGGACGTACCGCCCGCCGGAGAGTTGTTCACGGAGGAGGACCGGACCTTCATGCGTCACCTGGTGGATTCACTGGTCCAGTTCGCGCGCACGGGCGCGCCCGGACCCGTGGCCCAGGTGCGCTGGGAGGGGCACACGGAGACGCAAGACAGGCTGCTGAGACTGGATGTTTCACCGCAGGGGGTGACGGACTTCGAGCGCGACATCCTGCAAGCCGCCGAAAACCTCATGCCCTTCCTGGACAGCCTCGCCAAGCCCCCTCCGCCGAAGCTGCCACGCGCCACATCGTCCGCAGCCACCGCGAGCAGCAACACGCGGCAGGAAAACCGCCCATAG
- a CDS encoding trypsin-like serine protease, whose protein sequence is MMSVKVMRRWSTVGAMSLLVGCGPEMVEEQAESVAPATIEQDIVGGTTTTINANPWQVSLRRGGHWCGGSILNKDWILTAAHCVDGYTVGSIVAGSTSSTSTSSGQTRNVAQVIIHEDYGSAGNDVALLRLSTSLDLNGTTVAAIPRISAADASSGATNPGVVARVTGWGATSSGGSGSSTLRTVDVNVISNTEAQQSYPNEYIGPDQIGAKAPGKDSCQGDSGGPLTVSHGGVRKLAGVVSWGYGCADSRYPGMYARVSHFESWIDSKIDGTTPPPGTTLLSQTNLSGASSSWNHYPISIPAGTTLLTVTQSGGTGDADLYVRSGSQPTTSSYNCRPYQSGNEETCTFSNPQAGTWYVSVRGYSSYSGVSVTATVP, encoded by the coding sequence ATGATGTCAGTGAAGGTCATGCGGCGGTGGTCGACGGTTGGCGCGATGTCGTTGCTGGTCGGTTGCGGTCCGGAGATGGTCGAGGAGCAGGCGGAATCGGTGGCGCCGGCGACCATCGAGCAGGACATCGTCGGTGGCACCACCACGACCATCAATGCGAATCCGTGGCAGGTGTCCCTGCGGCGGGGCGGTCACTGGTGCGGCGGCTCCATCCTCAACAAGGATTGGATTCTGACCGCGGCACACTGCGTGGATGGCTACACCGTCGGCAGCATCGTGGCGGGCTCCACCTCGAGCACGAGCACGAGCTCGGGCCAGACGCGCAACGTGGCGCAGGTCATCATTCATGAGGACTACGGCTCTGCCGGCAACGACGTTGCCCTGCTCCGGCTGTCCACGTCGCTGGACCTCAATGGCACCACCGTCGCGGCCATTCCCCGCATCTCGGCGGCGGATGCCTCGAGCGGCGCCACCAACCCGGGTGTGGTCGCGCGCGTGACGGGCTGGGGCGCGACCTCCTCCGGCGGTTCGGGGTCCTCCACCCTGCGCACGGTGGACGTCAACGTGATTTCGAATACGGAAGCGCAGCAGAGCTACCCCAATGAGTACATTGGCCCGGATCAGATTGGCGCCAAGGCACCGGGCAAGGACTCGTGCCAGGGCGACAGTGGTGGTCCGCTCACCGTCTCGCACGGCGGCGTCCGCAAGCTCGCGGGTGTCGTGAGCTGGGGCTACGGCTGCGCCGACTCGCGCTACCCGGGCATGTACGCGCGCGTGTCGCACTTCGAGAGCTGGATTGACTCCAAGATCGATGGGACGACCCCGCCGCCCGGTACCACGCTGCTCTCCCAGACGAACCTGTCTGGCGCCTCCAGCAGCTGGAATCACTACCCCATCAGCATCCCTGCCGGCACCACGTTGCTCACGGTGACTCAGTCGGGGGGCACGGGTGACGCGGACCTGTATGTGCGCAGCGGCTCGCAGCCCACCACCAGCTCCTACAACTGCCGGCCCTACCAGTCCGGCAACGAGGAGACCTGCACCTTCTCCAACCCCCAGGCTGGCACCTGGTACGTGTCCGTGCGCGGCTATTCGTCCTACTCGGGCGTGTCCGTGACGGCCACGGTTCCGTAA
- a CDS encoding helix-hairpin-helix domain-containing protein has translation MRRLVPALLSASLMVGCGPTGSESEPSSQSTEHQDAPLTTTDVDVAPECQGLLTFVNTASVSTLDAYLPSDVAQNLVGHRATAPFSTLAQVSGVRGVGPVRLTQIEGGARALGYITSTCAGILDELALSTDDAAAVVSLVNTINSDALYAVLPYAWNGATNLLNLRPFTSVQAISEVTGIGAVSLRNLRNAATQGYALTALIAAVNAQEESLWTSRLSQNFNVEDVIAGAHGNDQFKSAQCFGIDPSLFPNERWEVRPQLATGTEVVNQVASTVDYADRNEPLPDALITDGLAELQVSTAGGTFKGCYISYSKGPWAGIQVTFFIDTVTGYRVLTEQHWVE, from the coding sequence ATGCGTCGTCTTGTTCCAGCCCTTCTCTCCGCGAGCCTGATGGTCGGATGTGGTCCCACCGGCTCTGAGTCCGAGCCGTCTTCTCAGTCCACGGAGCACCAGGACGCGCCGCTCACCACCACGGACGTGGACGTAGCCCCGGAGTGTCAGGGCCTGCTCACCTTCGTCAACACGGCGTCTGTGTCCACGCTGGACGCCTACCTCCCCAGTGACGTCGCCCAGAACCTCGTCGGCCACCGCGCGACGGCGCCCTTCTCCACGTTGGCGCAGGTGTCCGGGGTCCGGGGTGTCGGTCCGGTGCGCCTGACTCAAATCGAGGGTGGCGCCCGCGCGCTGGGCTACATCACCAGCACCTGCGCCGGCATCCTGGACGAGCTCGCGCTCTCCACTGATGACGCGGCGGCGGTGGTGTCCCTGGTCAACACCATCAACAGCGACGCGCTGTACGCCGTCCTGCCGTACGCGTGGAACGGCGCGACGAACCTCCTCAACCTGCGGCCCTTCACGTCCGTGCAGGCCATCTCCGAGGTGACTGGCATCGGCGCGGTCAGCCTGCGCAACCTCCGCAACGCGGCCACGCAGGGCTACGCCCTGACGGCGCTCATCGCCGCGGTGAACGCGCAGGAGGAGAGCCTGTGGACCTCCCGACTGAGCCAGAACTTCAACGTGGAGGACGTGATTGCCGGCGCCCACGGCAACGACCAGTTCAAGAGCGCGCAGTGCTTCGGCATCGACCCCAGCCTCTTCCCCAACGAGCGTTGGGAGGTCCGTCCGCAGCTGGCCACGGGCACCGAGGTCGTCAACCAGGTCGCCAGCACGGTCGACTACGCGGACCGCAACGAGCCGCTGCCGGACGCGCTCATCACTGACGGCCTGGCGGAGCTCCAGGTGAGCACCGCCGGTGGCACGTTCAAGGGGTGCTACATCAGCTACAGCAAGGGCCCCTGGGCCGGCATCCAGGTCACCTTCTTCATCGACACGGTGACGGGCTACCGCGTGCTGACGGAGCAGCACTGGGTGGAGTGA
- a CDS encoding AAC(3) family N-acetyltransferase: MSEVSSQQWVQQLRDLGVREGGVLVVHTSFKAVRPVEGGPLELIHALREALGSEGTLVMPTMTDGEGVFDPRTTPTEGMGITAELFWRQPGVLRSTHPGGSFAAVGPHAREICRPQPLSPPHGPDSPVGRAHDLGGQVLLLGVTQGENTTIHLAEALAPVPYSVTHPCVVEVDGVARTVEIAETDHCCQGFQRADGWLRARGLLREGKVGRADAKLADARDIVNVVVEHLRADPLVFLCPAGAGCEECDRARASVGNTAR; this comes from the coding sequence ATGAGCGAAGTCAGCAGCCAGCAATGGGTGCAGCAACTCCGCGACCTCGGCGTGCGGGAGGGTGGTGTCCTCGTGGTGCACACGTCCTTCAAGGCCGTGCGTCCGGTCGAAGGCGGCCCGCTCGAGCTCATCCACGCACTGCGTGAGGCATTGGGGAGCGAGGGAACCCTGGTCATGCCCACGATGACGGATGGCGAGGGCGTGTTCGACCCGAGGACCACGCCCACCGAAGGAATGGGCATCACCGCCGAGCTCTTCTGGCGCCAGCCCGGCGTCCTGCGCAGCACCCACCCAGGCGGGTCCTTCGCGGCCGTGGGCCCCCATGCTCGGGAAATCTGCCGCCCGCAGCCGCTCTCGCCCCCCCATGGCCCCGACAGCCCGGTGGGACGGGCACATGACCTGGGCGGCCAGGTGCTCCTGCTCGGCGTCACCCAGGGCGAGAACACGACCATCCACCTCGCGGAGGCCCTGGCCCCCGTCCCGTACTCCGTCACCCACCCGTGTGTCGTCGAAGTGGATGGCGTTGCGCGGACGGTGGAGATCGCCGAGACGGACCACTGCTGTCAGGGCTTCCAGCGTGCCGACGGCTGGCTTCGTGCCCGCGGACTGCTGCGCGAAGGCAAGGTGGGGCGCGCCGACGCGAAGCTCGCCGACGCGCGCGACATCGTGAACGTCGTGGTCGAGCACCTTCGGGCCGACCCGCTCGTCTTCCTCTGCCCGGCGGGCGCGGGCTGCGAGGAGTGCGACAGGGCCCGCGCGAGCGTGGGCAACACGGCGCGTTAG
- a CDS encoding DUF1801 domain-containing protein, protein MSNRSEDVERFMQELEHARRDEVETLRTAILSAHPGITERIKWNAPSFCFQGDDRVTFKLKPKDCVQLIFHRGAKVKAAQGFSFEDTSGLLQWAAPDRAVVTLRDLAEVKAKKKALCQVVVQWMEATSQ, encoded by the coding sequence GTGTCGAACCGGTCCGAAGACGTCGAGCGATTCATGCAGGAACTCGAACACGCGCGGAGGGACGAAGTCGAAACCCTGCGCACCGCCATCCTGTCTGCCCATCCGGGCATTACGGAGCGCATCAAGTGGAACGCGCCAAGCTTCTGCTTCCAGGGCGATGACCGGGTGACATTCAAGCTGAAGCCCAAGGACTGCGTTCAGCTCATCTTCCACCGGGGCGCGAAGGTGAAGGCGGCGCAAGGCTTCTCCTTCGAGGACACCAGTGGCCTGTTGCAGTGGGCCGCCCCGGACCGCGCCGTCGTCACGCTTCGCGACCTGGCGGAGGTAAAGGCGAAGAAGAAGGCGCTGTGCCAGGTCGTGGTCCAGTGGATGGAAGCGACCTCTCAGTGA
- a CDS encoding putative Ig domain-containing protein, whose amino-acid sequence MSRSNTFDTTRQPFLPWLGLLTLLTLLSACAEGRGDMNGGPKLPPVELSPTTVGVAYETVFTASGGTPPLHYLVTPPPGFSFYTGEGRLTGPGTEPGDYALTVSVRDAHGAEDSHTYALKVWPRPVISSNALPAADVGVNYEHVLASTGGRPPLQWSVAEGSLPPGVSLSSAGVLNGLPQERGTHPLTLRVQDAHGATADRQLELEVRGPGANPDGGPPPAFPLSVGNWNIEWFGDVANGPNNEPLQLANVQAVIADAGVDFWGVVEIVSSAQFNELKARLPGYDGFLADDTRRVTAGTGYYSANDQKVGVLYKSDVVRVMRAEVVLTEHRYDFGGRPPLRVDLRIQRGDESMDVTAFVLHMKAAATASDYARRASASGHLKSYLDLRLPTQRAIVVGDWNDDVDVSFATNPETGTRYDTPYRGFVNAPASYTFSTQALSLAGASSMASRVSFVDHQLVTNELWADHIPNSTVVLRPAIPSYGYTTSDHYPIISRFDLGRDEQTMRGLTPSPAD is encoded by the coding sequence ATGAGTCGCAGCAACACCTTCGACACCACACGCCAGCCATTCCTCCCATGGCTGGGATTGCTCACCCTGCTCACGTTGCTGTCCGCCTGCGCCGAGGGGCGAGGCGACATGAACGGCGGGCCGAAACTGCCGCCCGTCGAGCTGTCACCCACCACCGTCGGCGTCGCCTACGAAACCGTCTTCACGGCGTCGGGCGGCACGCCGCCGCTGCACTACCTGGTGACGCCGCCTCCGGGCTTCTCCTTCTACACGGGCGAAGGGCGGCTGACGGGCCCCGGCACCGAGCCCGGTGATTACGCGCTCACCGTCAGCGTGCGGGATGCCCACGGGGCTGAAGATTCGCACACGTACGCGCTGAAGGTGTGGCCCCGGCCCGTAATCTCCAGCAACGCGCTTCCCGCCGCGGACGTGGGCGTCAACTACGAGCACGTCCTCGCCTCCACGGGTGGGCGGCCTCCGCTGCAATGGTCCGTGGCGGAGGGTTCGCTCCCGCCGGGTGTCTCCCTTTCGTCCGCGGGCGTGCTCAACGGGCTTCCCCAGGAGCGCGGCACCCATCCCCTCACCCTTCGCGTCCAGGACGCCCACGGCGCCACGGCTGATAGGCAACTGGAGCTGGAAGTGCGTGGCCCGGGCGCGAATCCGGATGGAGGACCGCCGCCTGCATTCCCGCTGTCCGTGGGCAACTGGAACATCGAGTGGTTTGGAGACGTGGCGAACGGCCCCAACAATGAACCCCTGCAACTGGCCAACGTCCAGGCGGTCATCGCCGACGCAGGCGTGGACTTCTGGGGGGTGGTGGAAATCGTCAGCTCGGCGCAGTTCAACGAACTCAAGGCCCGGCTGCCGGGCTACGACGGATTCCTCGCGGACGACACCCGGCGCGTGACGGCTGGCACCGGCTACTACTCCGCCAATGACCAGAAGGTGGGCGTCCTCTACAAGTCGGACGTCGTGCGGGTGATGCGGGCGGAAGTCGTGCTCACGGAGCATCGCTACGACTTCGGCGGGCGGCCTCCGTTGCGGGTGGACCTGCGCATCCAGCGCGGGGACGAAAGCATGGACGTGACGGCCTTCGTCCTCCACATGAAGGCCGCCGCCACCGCGTCGGACTACGCGCGCAGGGCCTCCGCTTCCGGACACCTCAAGAGCTACCTGGACCTCCGGCTGCCCACGCAGCGCGCCATCGTGGTGGGGGATTGGAATGACGACGTGGACGTGTCGTTCGCCACCAACCCGGAGACCGGAACCCGGTACGACACGCCCTACCGCGGCTTCGTCAACGCCCCGGCCAGCTACACCTTCAGCACCCAGGCATTGTCGCTAGCGGGCGCGAGCAGCATGGCGAGCCGCGTCTCGTTCGTCGACCACCAGCTCGTCACCAACGAACTCTGGGCGGACCACATCCCCAACTCGACCGTCGTACTCCGCCCGGCCATTCCCAGCTACGGGTACACCACGTCCGACCACTACCCCATCATCAGCCGCTTCGACCTGGGGCGGGACGAGCAGACGATGCGCGGACTCACGCCCAGCCCGGCGGATTGA